The Sinomicrobium kalidii region GCTGCATCTCCACTTTGAATTTCATCACGGTGGCGCGGTAAAAGGGGCCAATAAAGATCTGGAGAACATCAAAAAACATCTCCGGACCGGGGATATGGACATGACGGACCTGTGGACAAGAAAACTGGCGTATCATTTTTCCAGCCATGTCCTGCACACCATTTTCTGGACGAACCTGACCAATAAGAAAACAGAACCTAAGGCGGAACTTCTTCGGCAGATCGAGAAAGATTTCGGTTCGTTTGACCGCCTGCAGGCCTATATGGCTAAAGTATCCAAATCTGTAGAAGGCAGCGGTTGGGGTATATTGGGATACCAACCCTATTCCCGATCGTTAACCTTATTGCAATGTGAAAACCATCAAAAACTCACCCAATGGGGCGTTATTCCACTTTTGGTCATAGATGTCTGGGAACACGCTTATTACCTGAAATACAAAAACAAAAGAGGAGATTTTGTAGATACCCTATTGGAGATTATCGACTGGGACAATGTGGCAGAACGGTTTGTAACCGCTAAAAAATTACACGGATAATTTTTTGCCGGGATAGAGAATAAGACCACATGCCCACATTTGTGTTGCTACCACCAGTATAAATCATATGATCCATAAAATGATTCGAGATCTGCATCCCAGGGTCCACATAACATTAAAAGCCTCTCTTCGAAGAGGTTTTTGTTCATTATGACTTTTGTTTTGTTGTAATATATTACATACCCAGAGATTCTTTATCATAGTTGCATCACCTGAAATCCGAACCTTAAAAGAAATGCGCGGGAATATCCCGGATCAACCCTAAAAGTTATTGGACATTGTTGGGGTTCAGATGCAAGACAGTAGGACATAAGAAGTACGACTTGCGATTTATTAAATAGTTCCTTTTTGTTACAGTGTTTGTATTGACCTCGATTGAGGGTCATTTATTGCAGCCCTTGAGTAATATAAAAATTATATTCTTGTTGTTGGGTTAACAGGTTAACGACAGGTTATTGAGTTCGTGCGTGATACCTAAATAACCAAAATACAATTTTACAGCGTGGTTTTGTTTTTTGCAAATGAAGGGAAACCGGAAACGATCCCGGGTTTACGATATATCAGCCTCACATACAACATTCAATCCAAAAAACATTCGTGTATCCGTGGCAAAACCAAAACCGGAAACTTACAATAAGCGAAAAACCCTACAACCTTTGATCCTGCTCCTATATCCTTTTTGAATTTTAAGATTTCTTTAATATTTACTTATTCTCAGATTTAATAGTTTAGTGCCGGTTTTTTGACAAAACAAACATAAATTTTACTGAAACAGACAAAAAAATAACACTTTAAGTCAAAATACCTCATTTGTTACCTGTACTTAGACTTTAGTATTAATTTAATGATAATTAAACTATGTTCACTTGTACAAAACACCTGTCTTGTCTTTTTTTTCTTTTTACTTTCATTCACTTATTACCGCACACTACAAGTGCACAGGGAGTGTCTCTTTACACCCCTTATACTAAAATAACAGTCCCTCCGGGTGAATCCTTAAACTATTCGGTAGACGTGATCAACAAGACCGGAGCTACCAGGACCTCCCGGGTTACAATTTCGGGGCTACCGGAAGAATGGCACTATGAACTCAAGTCCGGTGGGTACGATATCGAAGAGATTTCTGTACTTCCCGGAGAAAAGAAAACCCTGTCACTAACCGTCAATGTTCCCTTTAAAATAGACAAGGGCACTTATAATTTTAATGTTACGGCACAGGGTTACTCCACATTACCTCTTGCAGTTACCGTTTCCCGGAAAGGTTCGTCACAAGCACAGTTCAGCTCCAAACAGACCAATATCCAGGGCGCAGCCAATTCCACCTTTACATACAATGCCGAACTGAGAAACGGCAGTGGGGAAAACGAAGTATATGCACTCCGCGCCATGAAACCACGCGGATGGAACGTCCGCTATAAAGTCGGTGGAAAACAGGTGTCTTCCGTAAATGTGGAACCTAATCAGACCCAGAGAATAACCATAGAAGTCTACCCCCCGGCAGAGATAAAGGCCGGAACCTATAAAATTCCGGTAATTGCAGGTTCGGGAAGCATTTCCGCCAGGCTGGAACTGGAATCGGTGATTACGGGGACTTATGACATATCCCTCACTACTCCCACAGGACGGCTAAGCACCAAAGTCACTTCAGGAGGTAAAAAGAAGATCAAACTTCTTGTGAAAAACACCGGCTCGGCAGCCGTAGACAATATAGAACTGAAAGCCAAGACCCCGGTAAACTGGGAGGTTACCTTTGAACCTGAAAAAATCAACCACCTGGAATCCGGTAAAAGCGAAGAAGTCCATGCCACTATTGCCGTAGATAACAAAGCACTTGCAGGCGATTACATGGCAGACCTGCAGGCTACATCTCCCGAAGCAAAGTCTGAAGCCTCATTCAGGATTTCAGTAAAAACATCTGTGCTTACGGGCTGGGCAGGTATCCTCATTATACTCATTGCCATTGGAAGTGTATATATCCTAATCCGAAAATACGGAAGGAGATAAACCATGAAATCATCTATTATAGAACTTAAGGACCTGACCAAGGAATACGGGACCCTGAAGGCGGTTAATAAACTCAACCTGGATATCGAAAAAGGGGAGGTTTTCGGTCTCCTCGGACCCAACGGGGCGGGTAAGTCCACCACCATTCTGATGATGCTGGGACTCACCGAACCTACCTCGGGTTACGCCAGGGTATGCGGGTTTGATGCTACATCGGCCCCCATTGAGGTCAAAAAACGTGTGGGATACCTGCCGGACAATGTCGGTTTCTACGAAAACCGGACAGGGCTGGAAAACCTGGCCTATATTGCCCGGCTTAACCGCATGGCCGAAAAAGAAATAAAACCCCGGGCCCTCGAATTACTGAAAAGGGTTGGACTGGAAAATGTTGCCCATAAAAAGGTAGGCACCTACTCACGGGGGATGAAACAGCGCCTCGGTCTGGCGGACGTGCTGATCAAAAACCCCGAGGTCATCATACTCGATGAACCTACACTGGGTATCGATCCCTCAGGGGTACGTGAATTTTTAGAACTGATCCGAAGGCTGAGCAGGGAACAGCAACTCACCGTATTGCTCTCTTCCCATCATCTTCACCAGGTACAACAGGTATGTGACCGGGTCGGGATTTTTGTTCGCGGTTCCATGATCGCTCGCGGAGATATCCCCGCATTATCCAAAACATTGTTCAACAGCGAACCCTATATAGTGGAAGTTGAGATAAAACCTCCTTTTTCACCGGAAAACCATCCGATAAAGGATATTTTATGCAACATCAGGGAGGTAAGCAGTGTAAAGCAAGCTAATGAAAGGATGCTTATTGCCTGCACCAGCGACATAACCCCGGTGATTGCAAAAACCCTGGTAGAAGCCAACCTGAACATTCAGTACCTGTGCAGGAAGGAATACGGACTGGACGATATTTACCAACGCTATTTTGAAGGAAATCATGAGAATTACCCGAAAATTGCATAACCCCCTCAATCGCATAAAAGATTTTTTCCCGGACGGCATGTTAATGCGGAATCTTATATCCGGAAAAAAAACAGAAAAAGGCAGCCCGGTCCATCCTTTTTGGGCCATTGTCCGGAAAGAGGTTGCAGACCATATCAGGAGCTGGCGTTTTATCATTCTCCTTATGATGATAGTGCTTACCTGTTTCGGTTCGCTGTATATCTCCATAACCAATCTCCCGGAAGCCCTGGCCAACACCAGGGACCCCAACAGTGATTTTGTTTTCCTGAAACTGTTTACGGCATCAGACGGCTCCCTTCCCCCGTTTCATATTCTTCTGGGTTTCCTGGGGCCGCTCCTGGGTATTGGTATGGGATTTGACGCAGTGAATTCCGAACAAACCGGCGGAACACTTGTCCGGATCATGGCGCAGCCCATACACCGCGATTATGTTATCAATGCCAAGTTCACGGGAGCACTGATCATTACCGGCATACTGTTTTTTGCACTCAGTTTATTCATGGTAGGACTCGGCATGGTTATAACGGGATTGTCCCCCTCACCGGAAGAATTTCTCAGGATCATGGCCTTTACTTTCCTATCCGTTATCTATATCGCATTCTGGCTAAACCTTTCTATCCTTTTCTCCGTAAAATTTAAACGGGCGGCTACTTCTGCCCTTACTTCCATTGCCGTATGGCTGTTTTTCACGGTTTTTTACCAGATCATCATAGGTATGACCGCAAAGGCCCTGACCCCGACAAGCCCGTTTGGCAGACGGGGGATTACAAGGCTTGCAGTACAGTTGCTCGACATAGCCCCCAGCCGGTTATTTTCCGATGCTACCACAACCTTGCTGGTACCTTCGGTAAGGAGCCTCGGACCATTGTCCATGCAACAGATGCATCGGGCAATTCCGTCTTCACTGTCCCTCAAGGACAGCCTTATGATCGTATGGCCGCAACTTACCGGACTTATAGCCGTTACAGTACTCTGTTTTTCCCTTTCCTATTATTTGTTTATGCGACAAGAGGTGAGGTCCTGATTCAGGAAACAATGGTCCGGTGGATTTTCAGATCGCCGTCAAAAACAACCATATCGGCCTTACATCCTTTTCCAATACGGCCGAGCCTGTTGCTTTTAAGAAGCCGGGCAGGGTAGGCCGATGTCATCCGAAGGGCTTCTTCCAAAGGAATTCCGGCATACCTGACCGCATTCCGCACACACTGCATCATGTTCAGGGCCGACCCGGACAAGGTTCCGTCCGGCAATACATACCTGTCGTCCCTGAACAGGTGCTGGTATTCGCCCTCCCGGATCTCGGTCACAGCATCCGTGATAAAGAACAAACGGTCTTTCATAATCTTCTTTGCTGTCCGGATAACGGCATAATCCACATGGACACCGTCACAGACAATACTCGCCATGGCCAAAGAATGATCGAATACGGCACCGACCACACCCGGCGCCCGGTGGTGCAGGGGCGACATGGCATTGAAAAGGTGTGTGGCAGCGGGTATACCCCGGTTAAAGCCGTACATGGCTTCTTCATAAGTGGCATTACTGTGTCCGGCAGAAACCAGGACCCCGTTTTCCAGCAAAAGATCGAGTACTTTATCACTGCACTGCTCCGGGGCAAGGGTCATCATTTTAAAAAGGTCCCCGCCCTTGCGCATCAGCAGTTCTATTTCTTCCGGGGTAGGTGACTTGACACATTCCCGGAGATGTGCACCGCGTTTGTCGGGACTGATATACGGTCCTTCCAGGTGAACCCCGAGAAGCCCCTTCCCCCCTTCCTCCAAATACGTCTTTGCCACTTCAAGGCCTTTCAGGAATTTTTCTATGGTATTGGTGGCCAGCGTAATCATAAAATGCGTACATCCGCCACGCAGGCAATACGAATAGGTAGCCTGAAGAGAGGCTACACTTAACTCATGGGAAAACAATTTTCCGTCGCCACCATAAATCTGAAGGTCAATAAAGGCGGGCGCGAGGTACATTCCGCCCAGGTCTTCCCTGCGGTATTCCTCTGGAATATTTTCAACAGGGATAACATCTTCAATAACGCCATCCCGGACAAGGACAGCTTTATCCGTTTCGATGGAATCTCCGGTAAATATCCAGGCATTGGTATAGGCTATCGGCATAGGCACGGTCTTATACCGGATAAATATACAAAAATGTTCCGGCGAAAGAACCTACCTGGCCACAAGCTGTACGGTGTTCTGTAGTCGTTGTTTCAGCAATATCTCCTTGTCGTTTTCCAGTTCGTCCAGGGACTCTGTTGTGGCATGCCTCACCGTGTAGAGCGATACTCCTTCCTCGCACTCTACCTTAAACTTGGCCTTGAGTATATTCAACAGGTCCTGGAGCTTGTTGAATTTATTGTCCACACATACCGAAAAACTAATGGCAGAGTTCTGGATAACATCCACCTTCATCCGGTGGTCGTGAAGCAACCTGAATATTTCGCTGATATTGTCTTCCACAATAAAAGAGAAATCGAGGGAAGAAAGGGAGATCAACACCTGATTCTTTTTCACGATAAAACACGGGATCTGAGGCTCCAGATGTTGTCCTTTGCTTACACTGGTCCCCTTTTCCGTGGGATTTACGAAAGATTTCACATACAACGGTATTTCCTTGCGTTGCAGGGGTTGTAACGTTTTGGGGTGGATTACGGATGCCCCGTAAAATGCCAGTTCTATGGCTTCCGTATAGGAAATCTGATTGAGCAGCCGGGCATTCTCAAAATACCTCGGGTCGGCATTCAGTACGCCGGGTACGTCTTTCCATATGGTAACGCTCTCCGCGTTGAGACAGTATGCAAATATCGCCGCCGTGTAATCCGAGCCTTCCCTGCCGAGTGTGGTAGTAAAATTATTGGGATCGCTCCCCAGAAATCCCTGGGTAATATTCAGCAGACTTTTATTCACCCCTTCATTTATGTTTTGTTGCGTGTTTTCCCAATCTACACTGGCATCGCGATAACTGTCATCGGTCTTGATAAAGTTCCGCACGTCGAGCCAGGTGTTTTTGATACCGGTTTCCAGCATATACTGGCTTATTATTGTAGTGGAGACCAGTTCACCGAAACCTATCACCTGGTCATACACAAAACTGTAGTTGGGCGATTTGTTTCTTCCCAGAAAGGAACTCAGTTCTGCAAAAAGTCCGTCCACTTTCCAGAAAACGGGGTGGCTTTCCCTTTCAAAGAGTTCGAGCAATATCTTGTCGTGATATTTTTTTACATCCTGTATTGAACGCTGTAACTCTTCTTCATTGTGAAAGTAGTTATTTATAACTTCTTCAAGGGCATTGGTGGTCTTTCCCATTGCAGAGACCACAAGAAGGGTATTGTCATATCCTACGGTTTCCAATACCTTCACCACATTCTTGACCCCCTGGGCATCCTTGACCGATGCTCCTCCGAACTTAAATATTTTCATAGGTTTTCTATCTCTTATCGATTGTCGGGTTCTGAAAATCAAACAACACGTTTTCTTTCTTTACCACTCGTTCATTACTGTTTTTCCCCTGATCTGTCCTGTTATTTGAGGTTGGCAACATAGTTGGCTATGCCCTTCTCGTCAAGGTGTACTACATTCCATTCTTTAATGATGCGGGCGCCGTTGTGTTCATAAAACTTAATAGCCGGTTCGTTCCAGTCGAGCACTTCCCAGTTTATCCGTTTTACCCCGAGTTCATGACCGTATTCGATCACCCTCGACAGCAATGCCTTCCCCAGGCCCTTACCCCGGTATTTACGGGACACAACAAGATCTTCCAGGTGTAAGGCAATTCCCTTCCAGGTAGAATAACGCGGATACACCAGTGCAATCCCTGCAATATTATCTTCCATTTCGGCCACAAAACAGTGAAAGGCAGGTTTTTCCCCGAAACCGTCCCGTTCGAGGTCTTCCACAGTGATCTCCACCGCATCCGGTTCTTTTTCAAAAACTGCCAGTTCTTCGATTAATGCCATGACTCCGGGCATATCCCCTATTGTAGCATCTCTGATAATATATGGCGCCATTGTTGTTCCGATTTTCTTTGCTGTTCTAAATGTAACACAAAGTTATATAAGTATTTTTTAACTGGGAATAAATTCCTTCCGAAATCGTTTTAGTTTCACAATTTTGTCGATATTTGTGACCGGGACAACGTCATTCATACAGATTCTTATCAAACATCGGGGTTGAATTCCGGAAAATGACCATTAAGCAGGGGAAAATACACGCAGTTACTGACAAAGGTTGCCTTTACGGCACGAGGTACCCCGGCTTCGTATCCCATACGGAAAACTACCATCCGTATACTACATTTTCATACCGCACTACATTAATCACTCAACATACAGAAAACAAGATCCTATGAAAAAACATAAAACTCTGGGAGAATTCATTATTGAAAAACAGGCGGAATTCAGGTATTCTTCCGGTGAACTGTCCAAACTCATCAATGCCATACGCCTCGCGGCCAAAGTGGTGAATCACGAAGTGAACAAGGCCGGACTTGTAGATATCATAGGCGCTTCGGGAGATACAAACATACAGGGCGAAAACCAGCAAAAGCTGGATGTCATGGCCAATGAAAAATTCATACAGACCCTGACCAACAGGGAAATTGTCTGCGGAATTGCTTCGGAGGAGGAAGACGACTTTATAACCATCAACAGCCTGGACAAAAAACACCAGAACAAATACATTGTCCTGATTGACCCGCTTGACGGTTCGAGCAACATAGATGTCAATGTTTCCGTGGGGACCATTTTTTCCATCTACAGAAGGGTCACTCCCATCGGCACCCCGGTTACACTTGACGACTTTCTTCAGCCGGGAAGGAATCAGGTGGCCGCCGGTTATGTCATCTACGGCACTTCCACCATGCTGGTATACACTACCGGGCACGGTGTAAACGGGTTTACGCTAAACCCCGCAATAGGCACTTTTTACCTGTCTCACCCCAATATGTGCTATCCCGAAAACGGAAGGATATATTCTGTAAACGAAGGCAATTACATCCATTTCCCCCAGGGAGTGAAAGATTATATAAAATATTGTCAGAAAGAGGAAGACGATCGCCCTTATACTTCCAGATATATCGGCTCGCTGGTATCGGATTTTCACCGGAACATGATAAAAGGCGGTATTTACATGTACCCGAAAAGCAGCAAAACACAAGACGGAAAACTGCGTTTGCTCTACGAATGCAACCCTATGGCCCTTATTGCCGAACAGGCCAATGGTAAGGCCAGTGACGGCTTCCGGCGCATCCTTGATATCCAGCCCGAAGAACTCCACCAGCGCACCTCCTTCTTCTGCGGCAGTAAAAAAATGGTGGAGAAAACAGAAGAGTTTATGCTTAAGTCCCCCAGTTAAAGGTATTTGCACCTTTTTTACCTGATTTTTGTTACCTTTGTCCCAAATTCATACCGTACAACCATGGCAAAGGAAAAAAATCACCCTGAGACAAATGGAACATCCGTTGATCCTACGTCCAAAATAGAAGCGATAAAAAACCTTATTTTCGGCGAGAATATTCAGGAATACAATACTGAATTCGAAGCTGTTAAAAAAGACATTACACAAAAAAAGAAAGAGCTCGAGGCCTTGATCGAAGATACCCGTACGGAGCTCATGCAAACCATTGACAACCTGGGGACAGACGTTAACATCAGGATCACGGAACTGGAAAACTCACTCCAGGACAAAGCAGATACACTGGACCAGAAAAAGGTAGACAGGTCTACTCTCGGAAAACTCCTCATTCAACTCGGAGAAAAGATAAAGGACAAATAAAGGGCGATTAACAAGATATTATCACAGTAATACAATCCATACATTTAGGCAATCTGAACACAAACAGGATTGCCTGTTGTCTGTTTCCTGTAATCCAAACACCCTTAATAACGGGTAAAACCTGCAATTATCTTTGTGATGAATGAGAATGACAAGCTAAACATCCTGAAAGATATTCTCCTCACGGATGACCGGGAGTACGCAGAGACCATTGCCAAACGTATAAAAGCGTTGGAAAAGGTACTTCATACCCGTTCGGAACTTGCAGACAGGGTAGACCCCATAATAGACCACAAACTGGACGAGTTCATCGACGAAATCCCGAAGACCCTGGGGCCCACCATTACGAAAACCCTGAAAACGGAAATCAAAAATTCTAAGGAACAGGTGGTAGAGGCACTTTACCCCATTATGGGTAAAATGATCAAGAAATACGTATGGCAGGAAATAAAGTTATTGTCGGAAAGGGTGAGCAAGCAGGTAGAAAACAGTTTTTCGTTAAATGCCTGGAAACGAAAGGCGAAAGCCTGGTTTACGGGGGTAAAGGAACACGACCTCATCCTTTCGGAACTCGGAAATGCTTCCGTAGAGCAGGTATTTATCATCGAAAAAAATTCGGGCATACTGCTGGGCAATTATTCCAAGACAAAGACCATAGACGAAGACATGTTTTCCGGGATGCTGACAGCCATTAAATCCTTTGTAGAAGACGCTTTCCAGCAAAAGGGACAAAATCTCGAACTCATAGAATATGAATTGTATCACATTCACATACAAAGTTTCGTTTCTTACTACGTAGCCGTAGTGGTTTCCGGACAATATACTACCCCAATTAAAAACAAATTACAGGATATTATTTTTAATTTTTCCGAAAACTTCCTGAGTTTAATGATCTATAATCCGGATATCGATAAAAATGATATTGTAAACGAACTAAATTATTATTTTAATAATGACCATATCTAAAAAAATTGTTCTTTTGGGGCATTTTGGTGTAGGGAAAACCTCTTTGGTACGACGTTTTGTAGAGAACACCTTTTCTGATAATTATAAAGTCACCATCGGAGTACACATTTTAAAAAAAGAAGTGAAACTGCCGGAAAACCAGGTCAATCTCATTATCTGGGATATAGAAGGCAGTGAAGATATTACCACGACCCGTCCGTCCTACCTGCTGGGATCGCATGGCTTTATCTATGTATTCGACACTACCCGGAAATCTACATACGAAAATCTGGCGGCAGATCTTGAACATCTGAAATCGGGCTACAACGACGTCCCCGTACTGGTGGTAGGCAATAAAAGTGACCTTGTGACCAAAACCCATCTCAGGGAAAACAAAAAGTATTTCGACCAGGCCCATTATTTCTCAAGTGCCAAAACCGGAGAAAATGTAGAAACCCTTTTTGAAGAACTGACACAAAAACTGATTGACTAATGCTCAACGCCTATAAAAAGCAATTCCTGGTTCCAAAAGTGCAGTTTACCGTGATCTCGGAAAAGGGAGACATCCTGGACTCGGACGATATGCTTTTCCCCTTCAAAAAGGAAAAGAACATTATCCATTGCCACCCCTTTTTCGAAAGTATCATCCCCCTGCTCAACCATACGGAAAAATCGCTTTCCTTTTCCTGTGTACATATCAACGGAAAAATATGCGACATCGATTGCAAAACCTTTGAAGACAAGGACCCCGTAATTATTATTCACGACTTGTCCGAACACTATCAATCCCTGCAAACCGTTGCGCAAAAACGGAACGAAACGGTCATAGAATCGGAAATCCTCACCCTGCAGAATACGTATTTACAGGAAAAGGAGGCCTTTAAACGTACCTTTATAGCCAATTTCAGTCACGAAATCCGGAATCCGCTCACCGGAGTGTTCTCTTTCACCGAAATGCTGGAAAAAACCAGTCTTACCGATGAGCAATACGACCTGGTAGAAGTGATAAAAGCCCTGTGCCAGGACCTGAACGTCATGATAACGGACATCCTGGACCTTTCCAAAATAGAGGTGGGCAAGTTCGTTATAAACAATGAAATATTCGACTTTACCGAATTGCTCGACTCCATTAGTTTTATATATGCCACCAAGGCGAGGCAGAAGAAACTCCGCTTTCGCATGCACGTGGATGAAAAACTGCCGAGGTATATCGAAGGGGACAAAACACGAATAAAGCAGATACTGACCAATATTATAGAAAATGCCATCAAGTTTACCGAAGAGGGGTATATAGACCTCCATGTAAAGCTAAATCACAAAAGGGCAAACAAGGTAAATATCCAGTTCGAAATTACAGATACCGGAATCGGCATTCCCAAAAAGTATCTTAACGATATTTTTACCAGTTTTACACAGGTACATAAAGACAACAAATACCCCGGAACAGGTCTTGGCCTGACCATCGTAAAAAACCTCATCTCCCTGATGCAGGGCGAAATCACAGCGGAAAGCGAACCCGACAAGGGTACCGCCATACGGTTCAACCTGCGACTGAAGTTTCCTATAAACTACAAAGGGCCCGGGAAACCGGAGCAGGACAACAAGATCCTGTTCAAATCCAAAAAGAAATACAACATACTCCTTGTGGAAGACAATAAAATAAGCCAGATCATCGTACTCAAAATACTCTCTTCACAAGGCACTTTTTTCCTGGATATTGCCGAGAACGGGGAACAAGCCATGGAAAGGGTCGAAGAAAACCAGTACGACCTCATACTGCTGGATATCCGCCTTCCCGACGTGACCGGGTATGAACTGGCACCGGCCATCCGGAACCTACCGGAAAAAAAATATGCCAAAGTACCCATTGTGGCCCTTTCGGGCAGTATTCTGGGCGACAGCAAGACCAAATATAAAAAGTCGGCTATTAACGACGTGCTGCAAAAACCGTTTCAGGAACAACAATTGCTCAAAAAACTCCATAAATTCCTGAAATAAACACTCCCCGGATAATCTGTAAAAACCTCCGTGGATTTTGGTAAAATGGAATGGAACAGAAGGTAATTCACAGCGGTTTAACACCCCGTTGCTTACCTGTTCATATGCCGTATTTCTTCCTTAAAAGTATCGAGATCGGCGCCGTGTGAAATCAGGTCGTAAGCCTTGCTTATAATGTATTTTACATTTCCCGGAGTGAAGCCCAGCCCTACTGCAAGTTTATGTAACATTCGTGTTTCTTCCTCATCGGCTATGTGATCTACATAGACCATACAGGTAAGATCGTAAAGCCGCTCCAGGCGGGAGTCGTAGAAAAAAGGAGGGTTGATGGGGTATTTGTCCGGATTCTTTAATATGGTTTTATAATCTTCCTCCGAAATGTTCAGGTTATCCGCCAGACGGTCCAGGAATGCTTTTTCTTCCGGGTTGATGTTCCCGTCAGACAAAGCTATTCGAACTATGGCTGCAAAATGATCCCGGTTGCGCTCCAGGAAAGCGCTGGAATATAAATCTAAGATTGACATATGCTTTATAATATTTACGCTCCGAATTTTGCGCAAATATACATCTTTATCCATAATCCCGGACAGCATATCATCCGATTCTTAATCCCGAAGGCGAATTCGTGTTTCCCTTACGTTATAAAAAACCGTTTTTATTACCTTTGCACAAAATTATCTTTACAGTGAGCAAAACCCATGCCTCGCCAACAGCACTCCCGGCGACCATCGGGACATTGGGAATAGAACAGTCTCCGCAAATGCGAAAACTGCGGGATGCCATTGCCCATACCCAACCCCAGGAAAAA contains the following coding sequences:
- a CDS encoding COG1470 family protein, yielding MINKTGATRTSRVTISGLPEEWHYELKSGGYDIEEISVLPGEKKTLSLTVNVPFKIDKGTYNFNVTAQGYSTLPLAVTVSRKGSSQAQFSSKQTNIQGAANSTFTYNAELRNGSGENEVYALRAMKPRGWNVRYKVGGKQVSSVNVEPNQTQRITIEVYPPAEIKAGTYKIPVIAGSGSISARLELESVITGTYDISLTTPTGRLSTKVTSGGKKKIKLLVKNTGSAAVDNIELKAKTPVNWEVTFEPEKINHLESGKSEEVHATIAVDNKALAGDYMADLQATSPEAKSEASFRISVKTSVLTGWAGILIILIAIGSVYILIRKYGRR
- a CDS encoding superoxide dismutase; the protein is MNRKEFLRNSAILSGAAILPGNSVFSQNVTENGIDKLVDNEGNFIQQSLPYNKNFLEPYMDEETLHLHFEFHHGGAVKGANKDLENIKKHLRTGDMDMTDLWTRKLAYHFSSHVLHTIFWTNLTNKKTEPKAELLRQIEKDFGSFDRLQAYMAKVSKSVEGSGWGILGYQPYSRSLTLLQCENHQKLTQWGVIPLLVIDVWEHAYYLKYKNKRGDFVDTLLEIIDWDNVAERFVTAKKLHG
- a CDS encoding GNAT family N-acetyltransferase, translated to MAPYIIRDATIGDMPGVMALIEELAVFEKEPDAVEITVEDLERDGFGEKPAFHCFVAEMEDNIAGIALVYPRYSTWKGIALHLEDLVVSRKYRGKGLGKALLSRVIEYGHELGVKRINWEVLDWNEPAIKFYEHNGARIIKEWNVVHLDEKGIANYVANLK
- a CDS encoding ABC transporter ATP-binding protein — encoded protein: MKSSIIELKDLTKEYGTLKAVNKLNLDIEKGEVFGLLGPNGAGKSTTILMMLGLTEPTSGYARVCGFDATSAPIEVKKRVGYLPDNVGFYENRTGLENLAYIARLNRMAEKEIKPRALELLKRVGLENVAHKKVGTYSRGMKQRLGLADVLIKNPEVIILDEPTLGIDPSGVREFLELIRRLSREQQLTVLLSSHHLHQVQQVCDRVGIFVRGSMIARGDIPALSKTLFNSEPYIVEVEIKPPFSPENHPIKDILCNIREVSSVKQANERMLIACTSDITPVIAKTLVEANLNIQYLCRKEYGLDDIYQRYFEGNHENYPKIA
- a CDS encoding ABC transporter permease, whose product is MRITRKLHNPLNRIKDFFPDGMLMRNLISGKKTEKGSPVHPFWAIVRKEVADHIRSWRFIILLMMIVLTCFGSLYISITNLPEALANTRDPNSDFVFLKLFTASDGSLPPFHILLGFLGPLLGIGMGFDAVNSEQTGGTLVRIMAQPIHRDYVINAKFTGALIITGILFFALSLFMVGLGMVITGLSPSPEEFLRIMAFTFLSVIYIAFWLNLSILFSVKFKRAATSALTSIAVWLFFTVFYQIIIGMTAKALTPTSPFGRRGITRLAVQLLDIAPSRLFSDATTTLLVPSVRSLGPLSMQQMHRAIPSSLSLKDSLMIVWPQLTGLIAVTVLCFSLSYYLFMRQEVRS
- the fbp gene encoding class 1 fructose-bisphosphatase, whose protein sequence is MKKHKTLGEFIIEKQAEFRYSSGELSKLINAIRLAAKVVNHEVNKAGLVDIIGASGDTNIQGENQQKLDVMANEKFIQTLTNREIVCGIASEEEDDFITINSLDKKHQNKYIVLIDPLDGSSNIDVNVSVGTIFSIYRRVTPIGTPVTLDDFLQPGRNQVAAGYVIYGTSTMLVYTTGHGVNGFTLNPAIGTFYLSHPNMCYPENGRIYSVNEGNYIHFPQGVKDYIKYCQKEEDDRPYTSRYIGSLVSDFHRNMIKGGIYMYPKSSKTQDGKLRLLYECNPMALIAEQANGKASDGFRRILDIQPEELHQRTSFFCGSKKMVEKTEEFMLKSPS
- the nagA gene encoding N-acetylglucosamine-6-phosphate deacetylase gives rise to the protein MPIAYTNAWIFTGDSIETDKAVLVRDGVIEDVIPVENIPEEYRREDLGGMYLAPAFIDLQIYGGDGKLFSHELSVASLQATYSYCLRGGCTHFMITLATNTIEKFLKGLEVAKTYLEEGGKGLLGVHLEGPYISPDKRGAHLRECVKSPTPEEIELLMRKGGDLFKMMTLAPEQCSDKVLDLLLENGVLVSAGHSNATYEEAMYGFNRGIPAATHLFNAMSPLHHRAPGVVGAVFDHSLAMASIVCDGVHVDYAVIRTAKKIMKDRLFFITDAVTEIREGEYQHLFRDDRYVLPDGTLSGSALNMMQCVRNAVRYAGIPLEEALRMTSAYPARLLKSNRLGRIGKGCKADMVVFDGDLKIHRTIVS
- a CDS encoding aspartate kinase — translated: MKIFKFGGASVKDAQGVKNVVKVLETVGYDNTLLVVSAMGKTTNALEEVINNYFHNEEELQRSIQDVKKYHDKILLELFERESHPVFWKVDGLFAELSSFLGRNKSPNYSFVYDQVIGFGELVSTTIISQYMLETGIKNTWLDVRNFIKTDDSYRDASVDWENTQQNINEGVNKSLLNITQGFLGSDPNNFTTTLGREGSDYTAAIFAYCLNAESVTIWKDVPGVLNADPRYFENARLLNQISYTEAIELAFYGASVIHPKTLQPLQRKEIPLYVKSFVNPTEKGTSVSKGQHLEPQIPCFIVKKNQVLISLSSLDFSFIVEDNISEIFRLLHDHRMKVDVIQNSAISFSVCVDNKFNKLQDLLNILKAKFKVECEEGVSLYTVRHATTESLDELENDKEILLKQRLQNTVQLVAR